The genomic stretch CTTCGCGTGCGTGACCTTGTCGCGGGCTACTACCGCGATTTGCGCGACGTGCACGAGACACGCGACACCGCACTTGCGCGTGCCCGCGCAGACGGCGTCTCTGCCGACGAAGCTGCCCTCGCCCGCGTTCGCGAGGAGGCGGACTTGCGCCTGTTTCGCGTCCACACGACGTTCGTCGCGCGCCTATCGGTCGAACTCGAAGCCGGACAAGTCGAAGCCGTGAAGGACGGCCTCACCTACGGCGTCGTGCCCAACACCTGGCGCGTCTACCGCGAAATGTATCCGGAATTGTCCGACGAACAGCGCAGGCAGATCCTCGCGTGGCTCGTGGAAGCGCGCGAGT from Opitutales bacterium ASA1 encodes the following:
- a CDS encoding DUF3826 domain-containing protein — translated: MKRRSLLVLLASLALAVLCNAATDAEAEAAAYWAVVTGRADKIVAVLALDDKAKVLRVRDLVAGYYRDLRDVHETRDTALARARADGVSADEAALARVREEADLRLFRVHTTFVARLSVELEAGQVEAVKDGLTYGVVPNTWRVYREMYPELSDEQRRQILAWLVEAREYAMQGGSSHEKHAWFGKYKGRIANFLSAAGYDAKAAEKQWFERQRTGKTGTP